The Candidatus Tanganyikabacteria bacterium region TTCGGTGCCGGCGGCCGCGGCGGGCGCGGCTGGTCCGCCGGGGGCCACGGCGGCAAGGGCTTCGGCGGCAAGGGTCGCGGCGGCAAGCACGGCAGGCGGTGGTGGGGTCGTGGAGGGGGCGCCTTCGGCTACGGCGCCGACTTCTACCCGTTCGATTACTACGGGACCGACTTCTACGCCCCGTACTACTACGGCGACGACTTGTACAGCCCGTACGCGTTCTCGCCCTACGCCGCGGGCGCCCCGTATCTGGCCGCGCCCTTCCTGGCGGCCGGCTGCGGATCGTACCTTCCCTACATGCCGGGTCCGGCCTGGGTCGGGGCGGCGTACGGGACGTTCGGCTGCGGGGGCGGCTTCCCGGTGGCGCCGCTGGTGCCCTAGGCGAGCTTGGCGATCGGCATCGGCTAAGATGGGGGCATGGCCGCCTCCGACCTCGCCAGCGTCATCGACACCCTGAATCGCAACATCGCCCTCGAGCATTCGGCGATCGTCCAGTACCTCCTGCATGCGTACGCGATGGGCGAGGGCGGCGTCGGCGCGGAGGTCATCAACATCGCCCGCGCCGAGATGCGCCACTTGAAGTACTTCGCCGACGTGGTTGTCGACCTGGGAGGGGATCCGGCCGTGCACGCACGCGCCGAGATGTTCCTGGAAGCCGATTCGGCGGCGGCGATGATGCGAAATGGCGTCGCCGCCGAAGAGGGGGCGATCCGGGAATACTCCGCCGCGCTTGCGAGCCTCGACCATCCGGTGGCGCAAAGGGTCATCGAACGCGTGATCCTCGACGAACAGTTCCACCGCCACCAGTTCGTCGGCTTCGTGGCCGAGGTCGGCGACGCGGCGACCGCATTCCCGGTGCCGCCGCCCGCCGACGAGGCCGCTCGCAAGGCGACCGCCTTGCTCGACGAGGCGGTCAATGGCGAGTACCGCGGCATCCTCCTGGCGGTGCGCGAGTACCTGCGCAGCCGGGATTTCAAGCGCCGCGACCGCTTCGAGGAAGTGATGCTCTGGGCGATGAAGCACGTGGGGCTTCTTGCCGACGAGGTTTCCGAACGCCGGGCGCAGGTCGCCCTGCTCGATCTGCCCGACATTCCCCCGGTATCCGGCGCCGCGGCCCTCGATGAGGCGATCGCCCAGGAGGAGGCGCGGGCGGCCCTGTACTCCCGTCTCGCCACCGAACTGCTCGAACCCGATCTGCGGCAACTCTTGTCCAACCTGGCCGGCCACGAGGCCTACGATCTGGCCGAATTGCGGTTCGAGGCCCACGACCTGGCGGCCCGCGCCCTCGCGGGGGCCGCCAGGTGCCCGTTCCACGCGCCGCCGCCCGCGGCCACGGTCGGGAGCCTCATGGGCCGGCCGCAGCCGTAGATGGCCGAGGGACGGGTCATCCAGGGCGAAGCTCTGGCGGTCGCCGGATCGCTGGCACCCGGCAGCATCGACCTGGTGTACCTCGATCCGCCCTTCGCCTCCGGGCGCACCCATGCCGCGCCCTCGCGCGACGGGGCAGATGGCATGCGCGCCTTCTCCGACCGCTGGGAGGATGGCCTGGAAGGCTACCTGGCCTGGTTCGTGCCCGTCCTCGCGGCCGTCCGCGAGATCCTGCGGCCCACCGGCAGCCTCTACGTCCATCTCGATTGGCGCGCCTGCCACTACGTCAAGGTCGAACTGGATCGCCTCTTCGGTCGCGAGTGCTTCCTGAACCACATCGTCTGGCTCTATGGCCTGGGCGGCTCCAGCCCGCGCTACTGGCCGCGCAAGCACGACGACATCCTGTGGTACTCCCGCGAACCGGACGGCCACTGGTTCCGGCCGGCCATGATCCCGGCGACCTCGGCACGCATGCGCGGCCAGGAGAAGAAGGCGCCCGACTACTGGGACATCCCGGCGCTCAACAACATGGCGCGCGAGCGCGTGGGTTATCCCACCCAGAAGCCCGAGGCCCTGCTCGAGCGCATCATCGCCAGCTCCTGCCCCCCCGGCGGGACCGTCGCCGACCTTTTCGCCGGCAGCGGCACCACCGCCGCCGTGGCGGCGCGCCTGGGAAGGCGTTTCGTGGTGTCGGACGCGTCGCCGCAGGCGATCGAGGCCATCATGGCCCGTCTCGCGGGGACGTCTGCTAAAGTGACCATGCCAAGCTGAGTAGTCGCCACGGAGGATCGCACGAATGAACCTCAAGACCTTTTCGCTAGCACTGGTAACCGCCCTCGCCGTCGCGGCCCCCGCCTTCGCGGCCGATGCCACCGCCTCGGCCAAGGCCAAGCCCGGCAGCAACATGTACGGCCAGAAGACCACGGGCACCTCGATGGTGCGCAAGCCCAAGGAACGCCATCACAAGCACGGCGGCCACTGGCACCACCGCCACCTCAAGTACGGCCACACGCACCAAGAGCACGTCAACTGGGAGCGTGAGGCCAAGGAGAAGAACGGGAAGTAGCTCCCGGCATCGGCGTCACTTGACCAGGCGGGCCGCCAGAGACGCCGGCCCCACCCGGGACGGCGTCAGATCGGGTGGCGCCGGCCTCCGTGCCGGCGGCGACTCGAGCGCGACGTCGGGCGATCGGCGCCATCAATACCCCTGGTAGCGGCCGCCGCGCGCAAGCGCGGCGACGCCGGGGACCTTGGCCAGCGAGCCGTAGCGCGCCAGGGCGTACCGAACGCCCGCGATGATGTTGTCCACGGGGTTCCAGACGTCGCCGTGGCCCTTCAGCTTGTACTGGTTGAAGGTCGGATCGATCGTCTGCATGAGGCCCTTGGAGGGCGTGCCCCTGGCGGCGTTGGAATCCCAGTTGTTGGTGGCGCGCGGGTTGCCGCCGGACTCGTGCTTGATGATGGTCGCGATGGCGCCGGGATCCAGCTTCGACTTCGGGACGCCGCGCCGCGCGAGGATGTCGATCGCCTGATCGATCCAGCCGCGTACACCGCGGGGCGAAGACCCGCGCCGGTTCCTCCCGGTGGTGAGGGCACGCGCCCGGGCGCCCGGCCGCCGACCGCCCCTGCGTGCCATCGCCACCGCCCGGGTCCGGCGC contains the following coding sequences:
- a CDS encoding transglycosylase SLT domain-containing protein, producing the protein MARRGGRRPGARARALTTGRNRRGSSPRGVRGWIDQAIDILARRGVPKSKLDPGAIATIIKHESGGNPRATNNWDSNAARGTPSKGLMQTIDPTFNQYKLKGHGDVWNPVDNIIAGVRYALARYGSLAKVPGVAALARGGRYQGY
- a CDS encoding site-specific DNA-methyltransferase → MAEGRVIQGEALAVAGSLAPGSIDLVYLDPPFASGRTHAAPSRDGADGMRAFSDRWEDGLEGYLAWFVPVLAAVREILRPTGSLYVHLDWRACHYVKVELDRLFGRECFLNHIVWLYGLGGSSPRYWPRKHDDILWYSREPDGHWFRPAMIPATSARMRGQEKKAPDYWDIPALNNMARERVGYPTQKPEALLERIIASSCPPGGTVADLFAGSGTTAAVAARLGRRFVVSDASPQAIEAIMARLAGTSAKVTMPS
- a CDS encoding ferritin-like domain-containing protein — protein: MAASDLASVIDTLNRNIALEHSAIVQYLLHAYAMGEGGVGAEVINIARAEMRHLKYFADVVVDLGGDPAVHARAEMFLEADSAAAMMRNGVAAEEGAIREYSAALASLDHPVAQRVIERVILDEQFHRHQFVGFVAEVGDAATAFPVPPPADEAARKATALLDEAVNGEYRGILLAVREYLRSRDFKRRDRFEEVMLWAMKHVGLLADEVSERRAQVALLDLPDIPPVSGAAALDEAIAQEEARAALYSRLATELLEPDLRQLLSNLAGHEAYDLAELRFEAHDLAARALAGAARCPFHAPPPAATVGSLMGRPQP